CTCAAGAGGGAGTGCGGTTTGCCCGGGCCTACACCCCGGTGCCGGTAACTCTGCCTTCCCATACCTCCATCTTTACCGGCCTCTATCCTGTCTATCATCAGGTGCGCAACAACGGGACTTTTGAGGCAGGCAGTCAACTGGAGACCCTGGCCGAGGTGCTGAAGAAAAACGGGTTTGCCACCTCAGCTTTTATCGGTTCCTTTGTCCTGGACAGCCGGTACGGACTGGGTCAGGGGTTCGACTATTATGATGACTATCTGGAAAAGGATTCCAATCAGTCAATCATGGTATACAATGAGCGGCCAGCCGCAGAAGTGGTCCAGGCAGCCAATCAGTGGCTGGAGAAGAACTCCGGGAGCCGGTTCTTCATGTGGCTGCATTGCTTTGATCCTCATGCACCGTATGATCCGCCGCTGCCATTCTGCAAGATTTACCAGAAAAATCTCTACGATGGCGAGATTGCCTATACTGATTATGCGCTGGGAAGACTGTTTTCCACCTTAAAGGAAAAGAATATTCTTGACCAGACCCTGATCGTAATTACCGCTGATCATGGAGAGGGATTGGGCGAGCATGAGGAAAAAACGCATGCGATTTTTATCTATGATACTACACTCCATATTCCCCTGATCATGCGCTATCCCAAGGTCATACCACCGGGTTTGGTCGTTCAGGATACCACCTCGACCATCGATATCATGCCTACGGTCATGGATATCCTGAATATCCGGACCATGCCCCGGGTTCACGGCTCAAGCCTTCTGGGGCTTATTCAGGGGAAGAAAGAGGCTCTTCACAAGGAATTTCTCGTCGAGACTTTTTATCCTCTCTATAATCATAACTGGAGCCCATTGGAAGGTCTGATGACAGAAGACTGGAAATACATCAGGGCTCCTCAGTCCGAACTTTACGATCTGAAGAATGACCCCGGAGAGAAAGTTAATCTTTTTGAGCGGAAGCGGGAAGTGGCCAAAAAACTGGACGCCCGGATGGTGGAGCTGCAAAAGAAAAACTCACCTCCCAAAGATGGCTTTTCCGCTCAGTTTCAAATGGATAAAGATACCAAGGAGCGGCTGAAAAGCCTTGGCTATGTCTGGACTGTCCCGGTCAATGAGAAGAAGGATCATTATCGTCTGCCCGATCCCAAGGATATGATCGCCACTCTGGACTACCTGAATATGGGTACTTTCTACTATACACAGGGAAATTATGACCGGGCTGTCGAGCAGTTTCAACTGATGCTGAAGGCCAATCCCAAGGATGTGTTTACTCACTTTGTTCTGGGCTACATCTATGACAAGCAGAATCTTCCTGACCAGGCCATTCATGAATTACAGGAGGCCATACGGCTGGATCCCACCTATATCAATGCTTATAACAATCTGGGAACGGTTTATAATCGCCTCGGAAAGCAGCAGGAAGCGCTTGCGGTGTTTAAAATCGCCAGGGATTTGAACCCTGATTACCTGGAAGTGCACGATAATCTCGGAGTAGTTTACTTTGCTCTCAAGGAATATGACAAAGCGCTGGAGTCATTTCAGAGGGCTGCCGAGATTAACCCCAGAGGATATGAACCATATAATAATATGGGAAGCGTTTACCTGGCTGTGGGCAAGTATACGGAAGCGGAAAAGATGATCCAAAAAGCGCTCGAAATCAACCCGACATGCCCTGATGCCCTGAATAATCTGGGAAGTATTTATATCACTCAAAAGAATTATGAGCAGGCCATTCAAAAATTTCAGGAACTGATCAAACTCGATCCCAATCATGTCGATGCATGGGTTAATCTGGGCACAGCTTTTCTTGGAGCAGGAAAGTATGAAGAATCCCGGCAGGCACTGGAAAAAGTCATCCATATCAAGCCCGACATTCCCAAGGCCTACAATTGCCTGGGAACGCTCTCCATGAAAATGGGCAAGTTCGATCAGGCTATCGAGCAATTTCAAAAATCTCTGAATCTC
This bacterium DNA region includes the following protein-coding sequences:
- a CDS encoding tetratricopeptide repeat protein; the encoded protein is MGTDKRNIVFWLSCLVFVLFAFGCQHLTPQVSQSPKSPPECNVIVITLDTLRADHLGCYGNTKIKTPYIDAIAQEGVRFARAYTPVPVTLPSHTSIFTGLYPVYHQVRNNGTFEAGSQLETLAEVLKKNGFATSAFIGSFVLDSRYGLGQGFDYYDDYLEKDSNQSIMVYNERPAAEVVQAANQWLEKNSGSRFFMWLHCFDPHAPYDPPLPFCKIYQKNLYDGEIAYTDYALGRLFSTLKEKNILDQTLIVITADHGEGLGEHEEKTHAIFIYDTTLHIPLIMRYPKVIPPGLVVQDTTSTIDIMPTVMDILNIRTMPRVHGSSLLGLIQGKKEALHKEFLVETFYPLYNHNWSPLEGLMTEDWKYIRAPQSELYDLKNDPGEKVNLFERKREVAKKLDARMVELQKKNSPPKDGFSAQFQMDKDTKERLKSLGYVWTVPVNEKKDHYRLPDPKDMIATLDYLNMGTFYYTQGNYDRAVEQFQLMLKANPKDVFTHFVLGYIYDKQNLPDQAIHELQEAIRLDPTYINAYNNLGTVYNRLGKQQEALAVFKIARDLNPDYLEVHDNLGVVYFALKEYDKALESFQRAAEINPRGYEPYNNMGSVYLAVGKYTEAEKMIQKALEINPTCPDALNNLGSIYITQKNYEQAIQKFQELIKLDPNHVDAWVNLGTAFLGAGKYEESRQALEKVIHIKPDIPKAYNCLGTLSMKMGKFDQAIEQFQKSLNLDPNSSETRYNLGIAYYNIGQIGQAIEEYKRSIALEPSSPSTHVNLGIAYFHMGMLDKSQAEYQAALRLEPNHLEARINLGVTYYNKGEYDRAIEEYRKASLMSPGSIQPYVNLGLAYLAKGLTDEAITEYQKALNIDPNSLEVHVNLASAYFNQGQYQRALAEYQSITQLDPKNPAGYYGLGYSYFYQGLFDQAISALRNALRLKPDYLEARLLLDKALSIRQN